One region of Luteolibacter yonseiensis genomic DNA includes:
- a CDS encoding DUF5069 domain-containing protein, whose translation MKSAPLSAYQETLGMVYFARMLDKIRLHAAENLREDFCENLGKGFDGRCLNFLRVDYDDLKARVLIGGGDEEILNWCFEAGRPLNEGDIFVWNQYMKKAGWKDGTTEMLIRRKRESGLENRDEIETMAEYFEYDEGRKS comes from the coding sequence ATGAAATCCGCACCCCTCTCCGCCTATCAGGAAACCCTCGGCATGGTTTATTTCGCCCGGATGCTGGACAAGATCCGGCTGCACGCCGCGGAAAACCTCCGCGAGGATTTTTGTGAAAACCTCGGCAAGGGATTCGACGGCCGTTGCTTGAATTTCCTCCGGGTGGATTACGATGATCTCAAGGCCCGCGTCCTGATCGGAGGCGGTGATGAGGAGATCCTGAACTGGTGTTTTGAAGCCGGCCGCCCGCTGAACGAAGGCGACATCTTCGTCTGGAACCAGTACATGAAAAAAGCCGGTTGGAAGGATGGCACCACCGAAATGCTCATCCGCCGCAAGCGGGAGAGCGGGCTGGAGAATCGCGACGAGATCGAGACGATGGCGGAGTACTTCGAGTATGACGAAGGCCGGAAATCCTGA
- a CDS encoding HEAT repeat domain-containing protein, with the protein MTRSHATLLAGLAVLAATAIVISRGLGPSGDPGRAARAGAVESPLPAAKKSPRPPSRAIRISADEIPAPTQPPHPAGDEENLDWITQRVSDLNELAWFEDEASLRQILGELKNPLREIREAALEATKTFGSTAAIPTLSALAEETPDPVEQKTINEVIEYLKVPPMIDEDGDVTEGN; encoded by the coding sequence ATGACACGCAGCCACGCCACCCTGCTCGCCGGTCTGGCGGTGCTGGCCGCCACCGCGATTGTCATTTCACGCGGCTTAGGCCCATCCGGTGACCCGGGCCGCGCCGCCCGGGCCGGGGCAGTGGAATCCCCGCTTCCGGCAGCTAAAAAAAGCCCGCGCCCGCCTAGCCGGGCCATCCGGATTTCCGCGGATGAAATCCCCGCACCCACGCAACCACCACACCCGGCGGGCGACGAAGAAAATCTGGACTGGATCACCCAGCGTGTCTCCGACCTCAACGAGCTCGCATGGTTCGAGGACGAGGCTTCTCTCCGCCAGATCCTCGGGGAATTGAAGAACCCCCTGCGGGAAATCCGCGAAGCCGCGCTGGAGGCGACCAAAACCTTCGGCAGCACCGCCGCCATACCCACCCTGTCCGCGCTGGCGGAGGAGACTCCTGATCCGGTGGAACAAAAGACCATCAACGAGGTCATCGAGTATCTCAAGGTTCCACCGATGATCGATGAGGACGGCGATGTGACGGAGGGGAATTAA